The Besnoitia besnoiti strain Bb-Ger1 chromosome IV, whole genome shotgun sequence genome contains a region encoding:
- a CDS encoding SAG-related sequence (encoded by transcript BESB_057520) produces MGVYSPARLETSDTGRLRRNASRFLVVLCCVIGVVQLGCLPFSVVGVSAEEAPMCVETESKTTCTCAEPLPSRDAKTGAANLSQKRNSLEVMCKGNLKCAPDELKASTVCAAGTRDLTKCKDVKDGRDASCVYLHTLLAEAPTSIKWQAVSVQGKGTDQSKMLTLGPENIPYVDGQFVVGCMDSSASTTKCTVTVSVEARASATNGQTVRCAYGASSNPSHQTVTLSPSQNSITLVCGKEGVVLPTKVDHTFCSAESDAKEACDGEYKTIMPGFESTWWKADASGYSYTLSIPADKFPREPAKIVVGCQQKESSAGSRDSLYRDSGPTVCTVGVTIEASQATSVSMGVSGVSAFLAGASVNALLAYL; encoded by the coding sequence ATGGGAGTATACTCACCTGCGCGACTTGAAACGTCGGACACTGGAAGACTACGACGGAACGCGTCGAGATTCCTAGTAGTACTGTGCTGCGTCATCGGCGTTGTGCAGCTAGGTTGTTTACCGTTTTCCGTGGTCGGAGTgtccgcagaagaggcaCCAATGTGTGTGGAAACTGAAAGCAAGACCACCTGCACGTGCGCTGAACCGCTCCCATCCCGAGACGCGAAGACAGGCGCGGCAAACCTGTCCCAGAAGAGGAATTCGCTTGAGGTGATGTGCAAAGGCAACCTAAAATGCGCACCAGATGAGCTGAAGGCGTCCACAGTCTGTGCAGCAGGCACTCGGGATCTGACTAAATGCAAGGACGTTAAAGATGGCAGGGACGCGTCTTGCGTTTACCTTCATACGCTGCTCGCTGAAGCCCCGACAAGCATAAAGTGGCAAGCAGTATCCGTACAAGGCAAAGGCACGGATCAGTCGAAGATGCTCACTCTCGGACCAGAGAATATCCCCTACGTCGACGGGCAGTTCGTCGTTGGATGCATGGATTCTAGCGCCTCCACCACGAAATGCACAGTCACTGTTTCTGTGGAGGCAAGAGCTAGCGCCACAAACGGACAAACTGTCAGATGTGCCtacggcgccagcagcaacCCTTCCCACCAAACCGTGACGCTGAGTCCATCCCAGAACAGCATCACTCTGGTGTGTGGAAAGGAAGGAGTTGTGCTGCCGACTAAGGTCGACCACACATTCTGCTCCGCAGAGTCAGACGCGAAAGAGGCTTGCGACGGCGAGTACAAGACGATCATGCCCGGTTTCGAAAGCACCTGGTggaaggcagacgcgagcggctATTCGTACACACTTTCGATTCCGGCAGACAAGTTCCCGAGAGAGCCAGCAAAGATTGTGGTTGGATGCCAGCAAAAGGAATCGTCAGCCGGCAGCAGGGATTCGTTATACCGTGATTCTGGTCCAACTGTGTGCACCGTTGGCGTGACGATTGAAGCCAGCCAGGCTACCTCTGTATCCATGGGGGTGTCGGGTGTGTCAGCATTTCTTGCGGGGGCTAGTGTGAACGCTCTACTGGCCTATTTGTAG
- a CDS encoding SAG-related sequence (encoded by transcript BESB_057530), with protein MTQATTSISTKSLVVGGTLQKRGVHKKDGVTSRVRLAPAAICVGLVSLAHFSLLLTAGAPASASETKECVTNGTKVTCSCDLTSASEKEAMSAVLSQDKNTLRFECKSNSDSVPGGAETAVVCPEGTSDLTKCDIQLSSLLAGDSKSVKWVPCPSKEEHCKQCASLTIPQNNFPYVDKKFAVGCKEQNGNKLRIVGVTLQARPSATNAQTVTCAYGASSNGSHQTVKLSPTQSSFTLVCGEKGEVLPAQYNKHYCSSDSQEAEKTCSEDYTSILPGYDGSWWEATEASNTYTLSIPADKFPKEETKIVVGCQQQQPVAPPPSGKKEGKKEPSPTVCSVDVTIAAGSVSSLDQRVALFSVWFLGVGVVLAHVL; from the coding sequence ATGACGCAAGCCACAACGTCGATTTCCACAAAGTCCCTTGTCGTCGGGGGCACCCTCCAGAAGCGAGGCGTGCACAAGAAAGATGGCGTGACATCCCGAGTGAGACTGGCGCCCGCTGCGATATGCGTTGGTTTGGTGTCGCTAGCTCATTTCTCGCTGCTTCTTACGGCGGGCGCCCCGGCTTCAGCGTCAGAGACTAAAGAATGCGTGACAAACGGTACCAAGGTAACGTGCTCGTGCGACTTGACGTCCGCcagcgaaaaagaagcgaTGTCTGCCGTACTCTCGCAAGACAAAAACACGCTTAGGTTCGAATGCAAGTCTAATTCGGATTCCGTGCCTGGTGGAGCAGAGACCGCTGTGGTCTGCCCTGAAGGCACCTCAGACTTGACCAAATGTGACATTCAGCTCagctccctcctcgccggcgactCCAAGAGCGTCAAATGGGTACCTTGCCCATCGAAAGAGGAGCACTGTAAACAGTGCGCCAGCCTAACGATCCCACAAAACAATTTCCCCTATGTCGATAAAAAATTCGCCGTGGGTTGCAAGGAGCAAAACGGCAACAAGTTGCGCATAGTGGGCGTGACACTGCAAGCAAGGCCGTCCGCGACAAACGCCCAGACCGTCACCTGTGCCTACGGTGCCAGTAGCAATGGCTCGCATCAAACCGTCAAGCTGAGTCCGACACAGAGCAGCTTCACTCTGGTGTgtggagagaagggagaagtGCTGCCAGCACAGTACAACAAGCACTACTGCTCATCAGACTCTCAAGAGGCTGAGAAGACGTGCAGCGAGGACTACACGTCAATTCTTCCGGGCTACGATGGCAGCTGGTGGGAGGCAACTGAGGCGTCCAACACATACACACTTTCGATTCCAGCAGACAAGTTCCCGAAGGAGGAGACAAAGATTGTTGTTGGCtgtcagcagcagcagccggtCGCACCCCCGCCATCCGGCAAGAAGGAAGGGAAGAAGGAGCCGAGTCCAACTGTGTGTAGCGTTGACGTGACGATCGCCGCGggttctgtctcttctctggaCCAGCGGGTGGCTCTTTTTTCCGTGTGGTTTCTGGGTGTTGGTGTTGTTCTCGCCCACGTCCTCTGA
- a CDS encoding SAG-related sequence (encoded by transcript BESB_057540): MAPAATLLFPTIPVVSGVLGRGLQGKGGNGSRVRLAIASVCVGAILVSASASLPTTGAQPEPAATECVANDTEVKCACELTSDGAKKTMSAVLSQDKNTLRFECKSKTAECVKPDEAGTVVCQAGTSDLSDCKVELSTLLAGDSKSVKWVPCELEGEHCKQCASLTIPQNNFPYVDQKFAVGCKEQNASNLCIVGVTLEARPSATNAQTVTCAYGASSNGSHQTVKLSPTQSSFTLVCGEKGEVLPAQYNKHYCSSDSQEAEKTCSEDYTSILPGYDGSWWEATEASNTYTLSIPADKFPKEETKIVVGCQQQQPVAPPPSGKKEGKKEPSPTVCSVDVTIAAGSVSSLDQRVALFSVWFLGVGVVLAHVL; encoded by the coding sequence ATGGCGCCTGCCGCAACTCTGCTTTTCCCAACAATCCCTGTCGTCTCGGGTGTCCTCGGGCGAGGACTGCAAGGAAAAGGCGGCAACGGATCTCGAGTGAGACTGGCGATCGCGTCGGTATGCGTCGGTGCGATACTGGTatctgcctctgcctcgttgCCGACGACGGGCGCCCAACCTGAGCCCGCAGCCACTGAGTGCGTGGCAAATGACACCGAGGTCAAATGTGCTTGCGAGTTAACATCCGACGGTGCCAAAAAAACGATGTCTGCCGTACTCTCGCAAGACAAGAACACGCTTAGGTTCGAATGCAAGTCCAAGACGGCGGAGTGCGTGAAACCTGATGAGGCAGGCACGGTGGTCTGTCAAGCAGGCACCTCTGACTTGTCTGACTGCAAAGTTGAGCTCAGcaccctcctcgccggcgactCCAAGAGCGTCAAATGGGTACCTTGCGAATTGGAAGGGGAGCACTGTAAACAGTGCGCCAGCCTAACGATCCCACAAAACAATTTCCCCTATGTCGACCAAAAATTCGCCGTGGGTTGCAAGGAGCAAAACGCCAGCAACTTGTGCATAGTGGGCGTGACACTGGAAGCAAGGCCGTCCGCGACAAACGCCCAGACCGTCACCTGTGCCTACGGTGCCAGTAGCAACGGCTCGCATCAAACCGTCAAGCTGAGTCCGACACAGAGCAGCTTCACTCTGGTGTgtggagagaagggagaagtGCTGCCAGCACAGTACAACAAGCACTACTGCTCATCAGACTCTCAAGAGGCTGAGAAGACGTGCAGCGAGGACTACACGTCAATTCTTCCGGGCTACGATGGCAGCTGGTGGGAGGCAACTGAGGCGTCCAACACATACACACTTTCGATTCCAGCAGACAAGTTCCCGAAGGAGGAGACAAAGATTGTTGTTGGCtgtcagcagcagcagccggtCGCACCCCCGCCATCCGGCAAGAAGGAAGGGAAGAAGGAGCCGAGTCCAACTGTGTGTAGCGTTGACGTGACGATCGCCGCGggttctgtctcttctctggaCCAGCGGGTGGCTCTTTTTTCCGTGTGGTTTCTGGGTGTTGGTGTTGTTCTCGCCCACGTCCTCTGA
- a CDS encoding SAG-related sequence (encoded by transcript BESB_057550) encodes MGSPSARFGQALPAFVGARHQRRQTDYGFSPRKGLTLAVLVANFTAFSTYLCASGLPGRVSEETSSCEPTDNGTKCTCHASDTSSEAKSLTAALSQKKNLLEVVCKSPLAPAPAALAGALVCAAGADCLTECTAVKSPSCIDVVSLLSGTRENVKWKSNPEEVRDVEQSKTLTIPFENFPYTDGHFFVGCTDKNTTTKCTVAVTVEARVSTTAGQIVTCAYGAGSNLSHQAVTLSQSQNSFTLVCGEEGEVLPTKYETAYCSADAGADCSEDYKSVIPAYERSWWAKNNDGRSFTLSVPVDKFPTDQTKIVVGCRYKGDSKGSKNSDKDASGPTVCSVDVTIEASASAAMTVRSIDAFTLLVVVGILTSFARVM; translated from the coding sequence ATGGGGTCTCCCTCCGCCAGATTCGGTCAGGCACTCCCAGCCTTCGTCGGGGCTCGGCATCAACGAAGACAGACCGACTATGGCTTTTCTCCACGAAAGGGGCTGACGCTAGCCGTTTTGGTTGCCAACTTTACTGCGTTTTCTACTTACCTGTGTGCTTCCGGTCTACCAGGCCGGGTAAGCGAGGAAACCTCCAGTTGCGAGCCTACCGACAACGGAACGAAGTGCACGTGCCATGCGAGTGACACATCCTCTGAGGCGAAGTCGCTCACCGCAGCTCTctcgcagaagaaaaaccTCCTGGAAGTGGTTTGCAAAAGTCCCCTAGCTCCCGCGCCAGCTGCACTTGCCGGCGCGCTTGTTTGTGCAGCAGGTGCTGATTGCCTCACAGAGTGTACGGCGGTGAAATCTCCTTCCTGCATCGACGTcgtttcgcttctttctGGAACGCGGGAAAACGTGAAGTGGAAGAGCAATCCCGAGGAAGTCCGAGATGTAGAGCAATCCAAAACCCTCACCATTCCATTTGAAAACTTTCCTTACACCGACGGGCATTTCTTCGTTGGTTGCACAGACAAGAACACAACCACCAAATGTACCGTGGCTGTGACGGTGGAGGCCAGAGTGAGCACGACAGCTGGACAGATCGTCACATGTGCTtacggcgccggcagcaatCTATCGCATCAAGCCGTGACGCTGAGCCAATCACAGAACAGCTTCACTTTGGTgtgcggagaggaaggagaagtcCTACCAACCAAATACGAGACGGCGTATTGCTCTGCGGATGCCGGCGCCGACTGCAGTGAAGACTACAAGTCTGTTATTCCCGCGTACGAAAGAAGTTGGTGGGCAAAAAACAACGATGGTCGTTCTTTTACTCTTTCGGTTCCGGTCGACAAGTTCCCGACAGATCAGACGAAGATTGTGGTTGGCTGTCGATATAAGGGGGATTCAAAGGGCAGCAAGAACTCTGACAAAGATGCCTCAGGCCCGACGGTCTGTAGCGTCGACGTCACTATCGAGGccagcgcgtctgccgcgatGACGGTGAGATCGATTGATGCGTTCACTTTGCTTGTGGTGGTAGGTATTTTGACCTCATTCGCTCGTGTGATGTGA
- a CDS encoding hypothetical protein (encoded by transcript BESB_057560): MTHTIGRRRAGSNTRLTFTYAGNAGERAPSASIQPSSPRSERNVSAEKGIALESDAAGATGQKPVVDDCETAASVSPRVSSCDTNCGDFASEDAITIANGVLSGRASFFRRSPDLLAGDRERSAVSFSRPESSTRLNEFTEQELVQAGKLLRLLKMRMQRTEKPSRSENAGSTDSVFTCRESEKTKKRDADEPGEQVPAAGGCQCCSERQRTRRSNEASSVNEREASHRHEDESVTTDAGAPRAVQHRLGEGVPACFELRVPITDEEAEREARDKMPWIDDARDDLQSDAPATRRDRSASSRAARRASCVRSCTPLKALSCAGEFPSSAAEALPFNEGQRDALLPSSSLERGRDTPPALPPPQEASAAPPVEPRVGISPSASHEPPRMAAGLRASSWGGKGAEAVADSLAFCGRSFECASDAGWARRPGRAATSAEAGSIDSSFLCGFPTGEARREGSLDCGAAPRTARSEGEKPDTRKGPRAGSGRSAEGGRPLAAKQTGTFSTKLKPSQAAQAAQERLGKESSTRTREATPKKAAEQEAGEASAARRPLARGSREKSAKGQTAVSLSTKSTFDRPPSSILNDHLSDTSGSNWKDEDAEDERLEADLVRECPDCGRTFASISFEKHVKICQKVFMTKRKEYNMAMKRLASVAKETGVSVAAAHRHVHANKRANNFELLCAWLDSLIPRSLLRRRLRSPSTANSRQRINVATAAAPSGEKKL; the protein is encoded by the exons ATGACGCACACGAttggtcgccgccgcgcgggtaGCAACACTCGACTCACATTCACATACGCCGGAAACGCAGGAGAGCGGGCGCCGTCAGCTAGTATACAACCCAGCTCCCCGCGAAGCGAAAGGAACGTTTCTGCAGAAAAAGGCATTGCCCTCGAGTCCGATGCCGCCGGCGCTACGGGCCAGAAACCAGTAGTGGACGACTGCGAGACTGCGGCATCGGTTTCCCCGAGAGTCTCTTCTTGCGACACAAACTGTGGCGATTTCGCTTCGGAAGACGCAATCACCATCGCCA acggcgtgcTCAGCGGGAGAGCGTCGTTCTTCCGGAGATCACCCGATTTGCTTGCGGGTGATAGGGAGAGGAGCGCGGTCTCTTTCTCCAGACCGGAATCCTCGACGCGTTTGAACGAATTCACCGAACAAGAGCTCGTGCAGGCTGGCAAACTGCTGAGGCTCTTGAagatgcgcatgcagaggacgGAAAAGCCCTCGCGCTCCGAGAACGCGGGATCAACAGATTCAGTGTTCAC CTGTAGGGAGTCGGAAAAGACGAAAAAGCGCGACGCTGATGAACCGGGAGAGCAGGTGCCTGCCGCTGGAGGCTGTCAATGCTGCTccgagaggcagaggaccAGACGCAGCAACGAAGCAAGCTCCGTCaacgagcgagaagcgagccACCGGCATGAAG ACGAGAGCGTCACCACTGACGCCGGCGCTCCACGCGCCGTTCAGCATCGCCTGGGTGAGGGCGTGCCGGCCTGCTTCGAATTGCGAGTCCCTATAACGGACGAGGAAGCCGAAAGAGAGGCTCGGGACAAAATGCCATGGATAGACGACGCGCGGGACGATCTGCAAAGCGATGCACCAGCCACACGCAGAGAtcgctctgcctcgtctcgcgcggctcggcgggcgtcctgcgtgcgcagctgcacTCCGCTGAAGGCGCTTTCGTGTGCTGGCGAGTTTCCGTcctcggcggcagaggcactGCCATTCAACGAAGGACAGCGAGACGCCCTCCTGCCCTCGAGCAGCctcgagcgcggccgcgacacACCAccggcgcttccgcctccgcaggaAGCGTCGGCAGCTCCTCCAgtcgagccgcgcgtcggcatttctccttccgcgtctcATGAGCCACCGAGGATGGCAGCGGGACTGCGGGCCTCGAGTTGGGGCGGtaagggcgcggaggcggtcGCTGACTCTCTCGCGTTCTGCGGACGGAGCTTCGAGTGTGCCTCAGACGCcggctgggcgcggcgcccggggAGAGCAGCCacgagcgcggaggcaggcagcaTCGACTCCTCTTTTTTGTGTGGGTTTCCGACgggcgaagcgcgccgcgaaggctccctcgactgcggcgccgcgccgcgaactGCGCGCTcggaaggcgagaagccAGACACGCGCAAGGGGCCTCGCGCCGGTTCAGGCCGATCGGCAGAGGGCGGGCGACCTCTTGCAGCGAAGCAAACGGGCACGTTCAGCACGAAGCTCAAACCGTCCCAGGCGGCGCAAGCAGCGCAGGAGCGCCTGGGGAAGGAGTCCtccacgcggacgcgcgaggcaacgccgaagaaggcagcTGAACAAGAAGCGGGAGAGGCGTCCGCAGCACGCAGACCTCTGGCTCGTGGTTCGCGCGAAAAAAGTGCGAAAGGCCAAACAGCCGTCTCGCTGTCAACCAAATCGACCTTCGACCGACCGCCCTCCTCGATTCTCAACGACCATTTATCCGACACCAGTGGCTCCAACTGGAAAGACGAGGATGCGGAGGACGAGAGGCTGGAGGCGGACTTGGTGCGCGAG TGCCCAGACTGCGGCCGGACATTCGCCAGCATCTCTTTCGAAAAGCACGTCAAAATTTGTCAAAAG GTCTTTATGACGAAGCGAAAAGAGTACAACATGGCGATGAAGCGTCTGGCGAGCGTCGCGAAGGAGACTGGCGTTTCCGTCGCTGCAGCCCACAGACACGTACACGCGAACAAGAG AGCGAACAATTTCGAGCTGCTATGCGCATGGCTAGACTCTCTGATCCCGCGCAGCTTGCTGAGGCGCAG GCTACGTTCGCCAAGTACAGCGAATTCACGTCAACGCATCAATGTCGCCACTGCAGCCGCACCTtcgggcgagaagaagctctGA